The DNA segment ATTGCGAACCAGGCAGTCGAGGAAAAAACACTGACGGAGCAGTTGCTCGACCGTCCGCTCGAGGGCAGGCATCGGCTCGAGTTCGTGCTCTCGAGCGACCGAGGGGAGACGGAGACGTGGCGTGATTCCGTGTTCCGTTCGCACCGTCGCCTGAAGATAATAGGCGAGTGGGGCGACGACGAACACTGACTCATAACACGGCGGCACGAGCAGTTCGACGCCAGAACCGTCGGGGATCGTTGGTCGACTCGAACACGAGGGTTCCGTCTCGAGTAACGGAGGATGCCCGCGCAACGTCGGATACGTTCGATCCGGTGACGTCGTTTTGATCGACGCGGACAGACAGCTCACACCACGAGCAACCCCAGCCGGCGTATCGGGAACGGTTATCGTGTCTGCTGGCAGTTCGTGTCGGCTCCTGAACCCCAGAATCGTTCGCGTCCGTTCTGGGAACGTCACGACGACACGCGAGTAATCCGCCGTTCGACGAATCGTGGCCCGGCCGGAAAATCGAAGGTACGTTTTGATCTCCGTATCGATATCGAGCACGTATTCACCCGGTGGCAACCGAAGTGGGGACCCGTCCGGCTCGAGTTCTTTTCGTTCGTCGTCGGCGAGGGAAAACGCATAAACGATCGCGTGTGGGAACTGTAATTCCGTCGTCGTTGCGACCACCGTCCTGTCGACGGGCCGCTCGATATCTGGCCCCGGGACACTCACGTCCAACGTCCGCCCCTGAACGTGCAGTTCAGTGTTATCAGCATCGACGACGCGCAGGTGGTCGCGATCCACCTCCCACTCGATCATTCGATTTGCTGAATCTCACCGAGAACAGTTAGTTGTATCGCCCGACAGTTCCACGGTTATTTTGGTGGCTCACCACTTCACACCTCACTCGAGCTACCGCTGGCACATCTCTCGACACCTCGAGTGTGTGTACTACCTCGAGACCACCTCCGGTGAAGGTACTGTGCGTTCAGGTTCGTGACGTCCTGTCAGAGATGTGTCTGTGACGGAGTGGCGTGTGTTGATGCCAGGACACCTGGCTCGATTTGCCGAGGAAAGGTACACTTATACACCAGCCAACCACCACTCAAAATATGGACCACGACCACGTCCGGGACGTCGATCCCGCGGTCGCAGACGCCCTCGAGGGCGAGCTCACGAGACAGGAAGAGACACTGGCGATGATCGCCAGCGAGAACCACGTCAGTCGCGCAGTTCTCGACGCACAGGGGAGCGCGCTCACGAACAAGTACGCCGAAGGCTATCCAGGCGCTCGCTACTACGGTGGTTGTACGTACGCCGACGAGGTCGAACAGCTCGCTATCGACCGCGCCCAGGAGCTCTTCGACGCCGAACACGTTAACGTCCAGCCACACTCCGGAACGCAGGCCAACCAGGCTGTTTACTTCGCGATGCTCGAGCCGGGCGATAAGATACTGTCGCTCGACCTGACCCATGGTGGCCACCTCAGCCACGGCCACCCGGCCAACTTCGTCGGACAGTTTTACGAGGTCGAACAGTACGAAGTCGATCCGGAGACAGGCTACATCGACTACGACGAACTCGAGCGTCTCGCGACGACGTTCGACCCCGACATCATCGTGTCGGGGTACTCCGCGTACCCCCGTGAAGTCGAGTGGGAACGCATTCAGGACGTCGCAAACGACGTCGACGCGTTGCACCTGGCCGATATCGCCCACATCACTGGACTGGTCGCCGCTGGCGTCCACTCCTCACCCGTGGGAACTGCCGATTTCGTCACCGGGTCGACCCACAAAACCATCCGTGCCGGCCGCGGTGGCATCGTCATGACCGACGAGGAGTACGCCGACGATATCGACTCGGCCGTCTTCCCCGGCGGACAGGGCGGCCCGCTCATGCACAACATCGCCGGCAAGGCCGTCGGTTTCGGCGAGGCCCTCGAATCTGAGTTCCAGCGATACGCCGAACAGACCGTCGCGAACGCCGTCGCGCTCGGCGAGTCGTTGACCGACCACGGCTTCTCGCTCGTCTCCGGTGGTACTGACAATCACCTCGTCCTCGTCGACCTGCGGCCGTCACATCCCGATACGACGGGCGGCGACGCGGAAGAGGCCCTCGAGGAGGCCGGCATCGTCCTCAACGGCAACACCGTCCCCGGCGAGACGCGTTCGGCGTTCAACCCGAGTGGCATTCGTGCCGGGACGCCCGCCCTCACCACTCGCGGTTTCGACGAAGACGACATGCGCGAGGTCGCCGACCTGATCGCTCGCGTTGTCGACGCTCCGGACGACGATTCGGTCATCGAGTCGGTTCGCTCGTCGGTGGACGAACTGTGTGCGGCGAACCCGCTGTACAAGTAATCACGACCATATTGGGTCGTCTCGACATCGATGGGTCGAGGCTTCCAGACCTGGTCCCAACTCGGTTTTCTCGAGTCCCCGAAACGAATGCTACTCGGGTTCGGCCGGTTCGAACGTGAAGAGCCGAATATTACAACTCGGACACACCAATTTTTCTCGCGGTTTCGAGCCGACAGGTGTCACCTCGCCACAGCACGCCGCTTGCGTCGTCGTGAGCGAACCCTCACAGAGAGGACACCGATCGAGGAAGGTTCGGATTGGACGCGCACTCACCAGACGCAAAAATGGATCCTCGAGGTCTGACTCGAGTGCCCGAACAGCAGCCAGTTCGGCGATGGCGATGGGACGAGGTAACGTCGTGGATTCGCCGTTTTCCGGCGAGAGGACCACGTACGATTTTGTCCAGCCGTCGTAGGTGTCGGTACTGATCGATGACGGCGTCACCTCGGCTGCGACTGACGCAAGTTCCTCGACGTCACGATGGCCGAGTTGACGCATTTCGTCCTGCCAGCGATCCCGAAACGCGGAATCGAGAACGAACTCTTCACCCTCGGGCACGACGACACCAGCCTCGAGCAACGCGGTGACGATTTCGTCACCGTCAGGGACATCCTCGCTCGAGGGTTCGATGAGGCCATCCGCGGATTCTTCCTGTTTCACCTGTGGCTCGCTCGATTCGAACTCGATACGCGTACTTTCATCCTCGTGATCGAAGACGTCGACAGGTAATCGAGCTGCAAGTTGGGGTGCAAAGCGTGGCGTCCCCGGAACGACGTAGCCACGGAAGGCAATCGCCATGGCACCGCCGAGGGCGCTCGTGAACGCCAATTTCCTGTGTCCACGGCGGAGACAGACGAAGGCAAAGACTGCCACGAGAACTGTGTTGAGAACGGTACAGGGCCAACAGCGGTTCTCGCCGGTGTGTTCCCCCCGACGGAGGGATGCTATCAGATCGTTCATACACGCCGTTTTGAGTGGATCCTCTTGAGTGTTGAGTCTGTCTGTCGAGGCGCTGTCACTGTCGATGAACTGGAACCTGCCTTCTCAGGAAGTACTGACAGGCCGTATCAGATAGATTTTTACAACAGGTGTGGTATATGGGTACACATGACGGCATACGATGAAGAGATGACCTATACACGTCTCGGGGAGACCGGGCTCGAGGTATCGGAACTGTGTCTCGGGTGTATGAACTTCGGGAGTGCCGAGTCCTGGATGTTGCACGACGAGGACACCAGTCGAGCCGTCATCGAACGGGCGCTCGAGTTGGGA comes from the Natronosalvus amylolyticus genome and includes:
- the glyA gene encoding serine hydroxymethyltransferase, yielding MDHDHVRDVDPAVADALEGELTRQEETLAMIASENHVSRAVLDAQGSALTNKYAEGYPGARYYGGCTYADEVEQLAIDRAQELFDAEHVNVQPHSGTQANQAVYFAMLEPGDKILSLDLTHGGHLSHGHPANFVGQFYEVEQYEVDPETGYIDYDELERLATTFDPDIIVSGYSAYPREVEWERIQDVANDVDALHLADIAHITGLVAAGVHSSPVGTADFVTGSTHKTIRAGRGGIVMTDEEYADDIDSAVFPGGQGGPLMHNIAGKAVGFGEALESEFQRYAEQTVANAVALGESLTDHGFSLVSGGTDNHLVLVDLRPSHPDTTGGDAEEALEEAGIVLNGNTVPGETRSAFNPSGIRAGTPALTTRGFDEDDMREVADLIARVVDAPDDDSVIESVRSSVDELCAANPLYK